The Chloroflexota bacterium DNA segment GATAAGCCTGTTCTTGAACGCAGGAATCGGATCACGCTTCATCCACGACTCGATCTCTTCCTTGGGGCGAGGGCCATCGACTCCCTCAGAATGGCCGCGGAAGCGGTACGTCTTGGCTTCAATCAGGGTCGGACCCTGTCCATTCCTCGCCCTGGTCACCGCCTCCCCGGCCGCCTCATAGACCGCGGTGACGTCCATGCCGTCAACCACGATGCCAGGGATGCCATAGCCAACGGCTCGGTCGGCGATGTTGGATACGTTACAAGATATGCTGGTGGGCACGGAAACCGCCCAGAGGTTATTTTCACAGATGAAGACGACCGGCAGGTGCCAGACAGAGGCCATGTTTATTCCCTCGTGAAAGCGGCCGGTGTTCGAGGCACCGTCACCGAAGAAGCAGATGGTAACCTGGTCGGTTCCCCTCATTTGGGCAGAAAGTCCGGCTCCGGTGGCAATAGGGATTCCCGAGCCAACGATGCCGGCGGCACCCAGTATGCCGATATCGATATTGGCGATGTGCATGGAACCTCCCTTGCCCAGGCAGTAGCCGGTCTTCTTGGCAAACAGTTCCGCCATCATCTTGGTGGTTTCACCGCCCTTGGCGATAAGGTGCCCGTGGCCACGATGGGTGCTCATAATGTAGTCCTCTTTTTTCAGGTGGGCAATTGCCCCGGTGGCCACTGCCTCCTCACCGATGTAGAGATGAACACTGCCGGGTATATTCCCATCAGCGAACTCGCGGGAAACACGTTCCTCAAATCGCCTGATGCGGACCATGGTTCGAAACATCCAGATCAGTTTTTCCTTTTCAATAGCCATAGTTGCTCCCTTCTCCATAACTGGGATTAATCAGCGGGGTCTGAGAGTGAATAGATTTAAATATCAGCCCGTTATAATCACCCCACTATTAATTATATAATACCCTTTTCCAAAATATGAAACCCGGTCACCATGACCGGATCGTCTGCGAGATACCGCCATCAACTATCAAGGTGGTTCCGGTGATGTATTTCGCCTCGTCAGAGTTCAGGAACGTAGCAGCGTTGGCGGTGTCCCAGCCTTCGCCCTGCCTCCCGATAGGCGACATGGCGTCCCGCCTCTTCCACATTTCCTCGATATCCCTTCCCTGCGTGGTCAAAACACTTAGCTGGTTGAGTCCATGGGCACCTAGAGTATTGACCCATCTGATTATTTCTGTGTTATCGGCTGACTTAAGGTTGAACATGATATTACCTTTTTCCCCGCGATGCGGTATACCGGGCGAGATCAAGTAGCTGTTGCTCAGTCCTTTCCGTTCCCCACATGGTCCCCGTAATACAGCCGTCCACAATCAAGGTTGTACCCGATATGTATTTCGCCTCATCGGAAGCTAGGAACAGGGCGGCATAGGCGATGTCCCACGGTTGACCCTGCTTGCCGGTGGGACTCATTGCATCGCGCAAATTCCATGTCTGTTCGACGTCGTCACCGTAGCGCTTCCTGCTTGAGGCGGCCACCATGGGTGTCTTTATCAGGCCGGGAAGTATGGCATTCGCCCGGATGCCCTTGTCGGCATATTGAAAGGCCACCTCTCGGCTGAAGGCGATGACCCCCGCCTTGGATGTGGAGTAGGCCACGGCCGGGCCCCTAATGGCTATGGCATTGATGGAAGAGATATTTATGATGGAGCCACTCCCCTGCTTCTCCATGTGGGGAAGCACATACTTACAGGTCAGGAACATGCTCTTCAGGTTAACATCCATCACCCGGTCCCAGTCTTCCTCGCTGGTCTCAACCGGGCCCCCGGGACCACCGATGCCCACGTTGTTGTGAAGAATGTCGATCCTACCGAATGTGCTGAGGCATGTCTCCGCCATGCTCTTACAGTCATCGGCGCGGGTTACGTCGGCCTTAAAGGTGATGCA contains these protein-coding regions:
- a CDS encoding thiamine pyrophosphate-dependent dehydrogenase E1 component subunit alpha; protein product: MAIEKEKLIWMFRTMVRIRRFEERVSREFADGNIPGSVHLYIGEEAVATGAIAHLKKEDYIMSTHRGHGHLIAKGGETTKMMAELFAKKTGYCLGKGGSMHIANIDIGILGAAGIVGSGIPIATGAGLSAQMRGTDQVTICFFGDGASNTGRFHEGINMASVWHLPVVFICENNLWAVSVPTSISCNVSNIADRAVGYGIPGIVVDGMDVTAVYEAAGEAVTRARNGQGPTLIEAKTYRFRGHSEGVDGPRPKEEIESWMKRDPIPAFKNRLIEMKVLTEKKAEDIDKEALAEMDEAVKFAQESPFPEPEETLENVYS
- a CDS encoding SDR family oxidoreductase, which gives rise to MGDRLKGKVAIVTGAGSIEPGMGNGKATAIVFAREGARVMAVDYNLEAADETRRLIAEEGGECITFKADVTRADDCKSMAETCLSTFGRIDILHNNVGIGGPGGPVETSEEDWDRVMDVNLKSMFLTCKYVLPHMEKQGSGSIINISSINAIAIRGPAVAYSTSKAGVIAFSREVAFQYADKGIRANAILPGLIKTPMVAASSRKRYGDDVEQTWNLRDAMSPTGKQGQPWDIAYAALFLASDEAKYISGTTLIVDGCITGTMWGTERTEQQLLDLARYTASRGKR
- a CDS encoding SDR family oxidoreductase; this encodes MFNLKSADNTEIIRWVNTLGAHGLNQLSVLTTQGRDIEEMWKRRDAMSPIGRQGEGWDTANAATFLNSDEAKYITGTTLIVDGGISQTIRSW